A segment of the Bacteroides intestinalis DSM 17393 genome:
AAATCGTTTAACTGTAAATAATCAAATGTTGACAAAAGTAATAGAGCAGGCCAAAATAGATCGTTTCGCTAGATGGATGGGGCATGCAGAAAGAATTGTAATTGTAGCCCATGTAGCGCCGGATGGCGATGCTATAGGCTCTTCATTGGGGTTATGGCATTTCCTGAATTCACAAGATAAAGTTGCGAATGTCATTGTGCCGAATGCTTTTCCCGACTTTCTGCGATGGATGCCGGGTAGCAAAGATGTATTACTCTATGACCGCTACAAAGAATTTGCCGATAAACTGATCGCTGAGGCTGAAATAATCTGTTGTTTGGATTTCAATGCTTTGAGTCGTATTGATGCAATGGCGGATGCAATAAAGGCAGCAAAAGGGAAGAAGATTTTGGTAGACCATCATCTGTATCCCGAAGATTTTTGTGATATCACAATCTCACATCCTAATATTTCTTCTACTTCGGAGCTTGTATTCCGCTTGATATGCCGCATGGGGTATTTTAATGAAATAACCAAAGAAGGAGCAGAGTGCATCTATACCGGTATGATGACCGATACAGGTGGATTTACTTATAACTCCAATAATCGGGAGATTTATTTTATCATCAGTGAATTACTTTCCAAGGGTATCGATAAGGATGATATTTACCGGAAAGTTTATAATACTTACTCTGAAAGTCGCTTGCGACTGATGGGATATGTGCTTTCAAATATGCAGGTTTATCCCGATTATCATTCTGCCTTGATCTCGTTGACAAAAAATGAGCAGGGACGTTTCAATTATATCCGGGGAGACAGCGAGGGGTTTGTAAATATTCCTTTGAGTATAAAAGACGTGGTTTTTTCTTGCTTCCTGCGTGAAGACACGGAAAAGCCGATGATTAAGGTTTCATTGCGTTCTGTGGGTACATTTCCTTGCAATCAATTAGCTGCTGAATTCTTCAATGGAGGCGGACATCTGAATGCTTCCGGTGGTGAATTTTATGGTACGCTGGAGGAAGCAAAGAAAGTCCTGGAACGTGCTTTAGAGAAATTTAAGCCTTTATTGAATGCGAAAGGATAAAAAAAGAGGGGCACAAAGGTTAAAAGATACGAACTTTCCTCGTAGAGCTTTCAACTTTCAACGAAATCGAATACTTTTGTACGGAATTACTAAATAACAGATAATGAAGAAACTTACATTATTCTTTTTGTCTTTGCTGGTATGTGGTCTGGCTTTTCAGGCTTGTGATAACACCAAGACTTATGCAGAAATGCTGGAGGAAGAAAAAGAGGCCATTAAAGCATTTATAAAAGACAATAATATTAAGGTTATATCCCAAACAGAGTTTTACAGAAACGACTCGATTACGGATACGCTTAAAAATGAATATGTGCAACTCGCCAGCGGTGTATATATGCAAATACGGGATAAAGGCTCTAAAAATCCTGCCGATACAGTAAAAGCGAACGACCAGATCTTGGTACGTTTCATGGAATACGGCCTTATTCAAGGAGATACGACAATGTCTAACTTAGGATTTGCCGAAGTAGTGGATGAATTTAATTACCGGGTAACGAGTTCTTCCATTGCTGGTCAGTTTACGCAAGGATTGATGCTTTCTTATTACCAAACGACTGCTGTTCCTGCCGGTTGGTTAGTACCACTGGCTTATGTACGCGACATGGCACACGTCAGACT
Coding sequences within it:
- a CDS encoding DHH family phosphoesterase translates to MLTKVIEQAKIDRFARWMGHAERIVIVAHVAPDGDAIGSSLGLWHFLNSQDKVANVIVPNAFPDFLRWMPGSKDVLLYDRYKEFADKLIAEAEIICCLDFNALSRIDAMADAIKAAKGKKILVDHHLYPEDFCDITISHPNISSTSELVFRLICRMGYFNEITKEGAECIYTGMMTDTGGFTYNSNNREIYFIISELLSKGIDKDDIYRKVYNTYSESRLRLMGYVLSNMQVYPDYHSALISLTKNEQGRFNYIRGDSEGFVNIPLSIKDVVFSCFLREDTEKPMIKVSLRSVGTFPCNQLAAEFFNGGGHLNASGGEFYGTLEEAKKVLERALEKFKPLLNAKG
- a CDS encoding DUF4827 domain-containing protein, with protein sequence MKKLTLFFLSLLVCGLAFQACDNTKTYAEMLEEEKEAIKAFIKDNNIKVISQTEFYRNDSITDTLKNEYVQLASGVYMQIRDKGSKNPADTVKANDQILVRFMEYGLIQGDTTMSNLGFAEVVDEFNYRVTSSSIAGQFTQGLMLSYYQTTAVPAGWLVPLAYVRDMAHVRLIVPSKMGHNTAMQSVYPYYYDIRKYQIYR